In the Maribacter sp. MJ134 genome, one interval contains:
- a CDS encoding nicotinic acid mononucleotide adenyltransferase, whose amino-acid sequence MKKIKLLFGYVLMATLLVSCYADVIVADDFIEESAFNTDQVLQSYDLWYVDINETQGNGEVPFLQRAFTISFNGGAVYANNNIVGIGKTGNGIGIDVGFYSTLRGVVEIEHDVDGTWFLEVYAANGNTIELYDPRSDTSYFLRGFQRNNFDYDQVFYDNINYFIQEYDVWEKVYTSEEGAINDFDDENFLQFLPTFFRSSVDGSGTPISQLQWDFEGDYQVYDIANDNSLKALTLDYDFMGDDYFELYVINDTTIELYHPDSETVYEFRGRGYQQYLKSGKGKVDKKRIKTDNPTMNVKRKRK is encoded by the coding sequence ATGAAAAAGATAAAACTACTATTTGGATATGTGTTGATGGCCACACTATTGGTTTCCTGTTATGCAGATGTTATCGTAGCCGATGATTTTATTGAAGAATCGGCGTTTAATACGGATCAGGTACTACAGTCCTATGACTTGTGGTATGTAGATATCAATGAAACCCAGGGAAATGGGGAAGTTCCTTTCTTACAGCGGGCCTTCACCATAAGTTTTAATGGCGGTGCGGTATATGCCAACAACAATATTGTTGGTATTGGTAAAACAGGAAACGGAATAGGGATTGATGTCGGTTTTTACAGCACACTAAGAGGGGTGGTAGAGATTGAGCACGATGTGGATGGCACTTGGTTTTTAGAAGTATACGCCGCCAACGGTAACACTATAGAACTGTATGACCCAAGATCGGACACTTCTTATTTTCTACGTGGATTTCAACGCAATAATTTTGACTATGATCAAGTATTCTATGACAACATCAATTACTTTATTCAGGAGTACGATGTATGGGAGAAAGTTTATACGAGCGAAGAAGGAGCTATCAATGACTTTGACGACGAAAACTTCCTGCAATTTTTACCTACCTTCTTTAGGTCTTCGGTAGATGGTTCAGGAACACCCATAAGTCAGCTACAGTGGGATTTTGAAGGAGACTACCAAGTTTATGATATTGCTAACGACAATTCGCTAAAAGCTTTGACCTTGGATTATGATTTTATGGGCGATGATTATTTTGAGCTTTATGTTATCAATGATACGACTATAGAATTGTACCATCCGGATAGCGAAACGGTATATGAATTTAGGGGTAGGGGTTATCAGCAGTATTTAAAATCGGGAAAAGGTAAGGTAGACAAGAAAAGAATAAAAACTGACAATCCTACGATGAACGTAAAGCGAAAACGAAAATAA
- a CDS encoding DUF421 domain-containing protein, translated as MKIFETISLTTILQMLLAGVLIYLYLLLVTRLAGKRTFAKMTSLDFAITIAMGSILADAVNKPESNFIPALVSVAILAILQIVFAKLLSSSKKAEKVVTNTPILLMDGEHILEANMQKALVSKSDLMGKLREANVLNLKQVKAVVFETTGDISVLHTNENTPLDTIIMEGVQK; from the coding sequence ATGAAAATCTTTGAAACGATTTCCCTTACGACCATACTACAAATGCTATTGGCCGGAGTGCTTATTTACCTTTACTTACTTCTGGTTACCCGATTGGCCGGGAAGCGGACCTTTGCAAAAATGACCAGTCTGGATTTTGCCATCACCATTGCCATGGGCTCCATTCTGGCCGATGCTGTTAATAAACCCGAAAGCAACTTCATCCCCGCTCTGGTTTCCGTTGCCATACTAGCCATTTTGCAAATAGTGTTCGCTAAACTTTTAAGTAGTTCCAAAAAGGCCGAAAAAGTAGTAACCAATACACCAATATTATTAATGGACGGAGAACACATACTCGAAGCAAATATGCAAAAGGCCTTAGTAAGCAAATCTGATTTAATGGGAAAATTAAGGGAAGCCAATGTACTAAACCTTAAACAGGTAAAGGCCGTTGTATTTGAAACCACTGGGGATATTTCTGTACTTCACACAAACGAAAATACACCTCTGGACACCATAATTATGGAAGGGGTACAGAAGTGA
- a CDS encoding AraC family transcriptional regulator, translating to MKIQLETIAPDSKSPFKLLHDPKLNHLFYWHFHPELELVYIEGASAKRHVGNHISEFQGSDLVLIGANIPHLNFDHGVTTSYRKEVLHIKPAFKDSTLDALPELKQIDRLLELSKYGIAFYGETKKEIGALLKTLHLLEPFAFFMKVITILKKLSESAEFELLHTKPFVNKYNKKEQKRLRKIYALIDERYHEKIGLTEVAATCNLTKEAFCRYFKKTTGSTFISFLNQYRISQAKRLLLSGKNVSETCYECGFESLSYFNRSFKKVTGQNPSEFKKVFKNE from the coding sequence ATGAAAATTCAATTAGAAACTATAGCGCCGGATTCTAAAAGTCCTTTTAAGTTGCTTCATGACCCCAAACTGAACCATCTTTTTTACTGGCATTTTCATCCGGAATTGGAGTTGGTCTATATTGAGGGTGCCTCCGCAAAACGACATGTAGGGAATCATATCTCAGAATTTCAGGGTTCTGATCTGGTGCTCATCGGTGCAAATATTCCCCACCTTAATTTTGATCATGGCGTTACTACCAGTTATAGAAAAGAAGTATTGCACATAAAACCAGCTTTTAAGGATAGTACGCTTGATGCCCTACCCGAACTAAAGCAAATAGATCGTTTGTTGGAACTCTCCAAATACGGCATTGCGTTTTACGGAGAAACTAAAAAGGAAATCGGAGCACTTCTAAAAACACTACACCTTTTGGAACCCTTCGCCTTCTTCATGAAAGTTATTACCATTCTTAAAAAACTTTCTGAGAGTGCAGAGTTTGAACTACTGCACACCAAACCCTTCGTAAATAAATACAATAAGAAAGAGCAAAAAAGATTGCGTAAAATTTATGCCCTAATAGATGAACGATATCACGAAAAGATTGGGCTAACCGAAGTAGCGGCAACTTGTAATTTAACAAAAGAGGCATTCTGTAGGTATTTTAAGAAAACCACCGGAAGTACTTTTATCTCCTTCTTAAACCAATACCGTATTAGCCAGGCAAAACGATTATTGCTCTCTGGAAAGAACGTGAGCGAAACTTGTTATGAGTGTGGTTTTGAGAGTCTGTCTTATTTTAATCGAAGCTTTAAAAAAGTAACGGGACAAAACCCGTCCGAATTTAAAAAAGTGTTCAAGAATGAGTAG
- a CDS encoding phytanoyl-CoA dioxygenase family protein has product MERTKTKVEMANKAHKEIPGNPSTATSSKQHLNDRSNGKPLRVLSEEDWKFWKHNGYIVIKNAVPAEQAKETADFLWEFDEKDPNDKTTWYAPPRAEMQMKELTGTGMVEVYNHQLLWNNRQTQRVYDAFVDVWGTEKLWVTIDRANLNFPLPPGVDKKGFIHWDYDPETRPQNVQGVLALADQEDENMGGFQCIPWLYRNYDTWKLTQPEDRDHFQPDISDLEDKIVKVKMQAGDLLIFNSTEPHGIRPNKSAEKVRIAQYISMMPAEEDNQALKDWRVNSWKNRTAPEGYAFPGDPRNWEQTKYDTATLTDLGKKLLGLNQW; this is encoded by the coding sequence ATGGAACGAACAAAAACTAAAGTAGAAATGGCCAATAAGGCGCATAAAGAAATTCCGGGGAATCCGTCTACCGCAACAAGTAGTAAGCAACACTTAAATGACCGTTCCAATGGAAAACCGTTACGGGTGTTGAGTGAGGAAGATTGGAAGTTTTGGAAGCATAACGGCTACATCGTAATAAAAAATGCCGTACCTGCGGAACAGGCTAAGGAAACGGCAGATTTTCTCTGGGAATTTGATGAAAAGGACCCCAATGATAAAACCACTTGGTATGCCCCACCTAGGGCAGAAATGCAGATGAAAGAATTGACAGGAACGGGGATGGTAGAGGTTTATAACCATCAACTGTTATGGAACAACAGACAGACCCAACGGGTATATGATGCTTTTGTAGATGTCTGGGGAACGGAGAAATTGTGGGTCACCATTGACCGAGCCAACTTAAATTTTCCCTTACCTCCGGGAGTGGACAAAAAAGGCTTCATTCATTGGGATTATGATCCGGAAACAAGACCGCAGAACGTTCAAGGTGTTTTGGCACTAGCTGACCAAGAAGATGAAAATATGGGAGGCTTCCAGTGCATACCTTGGTTGTACAGAAATTATGATACATGGAAATTGACCCAACCAGAGGATAGGGACCACTTTCAGCCAGATATCTCGGATTTGGAAGATAAAATCGTTAAAGTGAAAATGCAGGCGGGCGACTTACTCATTTTTAATAGTACCGAACCACACGGTATTAGACCTAACAAGTCAGCGGAAAAGGTGCGTATTGCGCAATATATTTCCATGATGCCGGCAGAGGAAGATAATCAAGCACTAAAGGATTGGCGCGTTAATTCTTGGAAGAATAGAACTGCACCAGAAGGCTATGCTTTCCCAGGAGATCCTCGTAATTGGGAGCAAACAAAATACGATACCGCAACACTTACGGATTTAGGAAAGAAACTACTGGGGTTAAACCAATGGTAG